In Archangium violaceum, the following are encoded in one genomic region:
- a CDS encoding cytochrome P450 encodes MGRQLPVIGHFPYIHGIGVDSFAFFLEGYRQHGRIFAVRDTFNTFAVLLGPEANRFVLERETPHLSWGAAYGAEGSRVMGPTALALQDGEEHRRRRTPMMSSFRHQNIAAFSDTMVELVRSQTETWKEGQPFDFVGEVSELTFRVACAFLLGVQVGEDYPRFRDIYKKMFRPVGLALQAAGLPYMQRYRDQLGRLSASWIADRRARPREDIISRLLEAGLDDKDVMAQVLMLMFAGHDTTKLSLSWTVATLHQHPEYLKRVLAEQDAVLGDGPITAEAMKSLPVLERAIREANRLYPPVSLARRGVLEEFELGGYTVPKGWMVMYLPRVSHHLPDVFNEPERYDPDRFAAPREEHKQPYAMVEFGGGYRTCIGKELALFEAKVVLSYLLRMFSFELVPGQRIEAGNSGAMTSPKNGVKVIVKRTGRRVPMEKAA; translated from the coding sequence ATGGGCAGACAACTGCCCGTCATCGGCCACTTCCCCTACATCCACGGGATTGGCGTCGACTCGTTCGCCTTCTTCCTGGAGGGCTATCGCCAGCACGGCCGTATCTTCGCGGTGCGGGACACGTTCAACACGTTCGCGGTGTTGCTCGGGCCCGAGGCCAACCGCTTCGTGCTGGAGCGCGAGACGCCGCACCTGTCGTGGGGCGCGGCCTACGGCGCGGAGGGCTCGCGCGTCATGGGCCCCACGGCGCTGGCCCTGCAGGATGGCGAGGAGCACCGGCGCCGGCGCACGCCGATGATGTCCTCGTTCCGGCACCAGAACATCGCGGCGTTCTCCGACACCATGGTGGAGCTGGTGCGCTCGCAGACCGAGACGTGGAAGGAAGGCCAGCCGTTCGACTTCGTCGGCGAGGTGAGCGAGCTGACGTTCCGGGTGGCCTGCGCGTTCCTGCTCGGCGTGCAGGTGGGGGAGGACTACCCGCGCTTCCGGGACATCTACAAGAAGATGTTCCGCCCGGTGGGGCTGGCGTTGCAGGCGGCGGGGCTGCCGTACATGCAGCGCTACCGCGACCAGCTGGGGCGGCTGTCCGCGAGCTGGATCGCCGACCGGCGTGCCCGCCCGCGCGAGGACATCATCAGCCGGCTGCTGGAGGCGGGGCTGGATGACAAGGACGTGATGGCGCAGGTGCTGATGCTGATGTTCGCCGGGCATGACACGACGAAGCTGTCGCTGTCGTGGACGGTGGCGACGCTGCATCAGCATCCGGAGTACCTGAAGCGGGTGCTGGCCGAGCAGGATGCGGTGCTGGGAGACGGTCCCATCACGGCGGAGGCGATGAAGAGTCTGCCGGTGCTGGAGCGGGCCATCCGCGAGGCCAACCGGCTCTACCCGCCGGTGTCTTTGGCTCGGCGCGGGGTGCTGGAGGAGTTCGAGCTGGGGGGCTACACGGTGCCCAAGGGCTGGATGGTGATGTACCTGCCGAGGGTGTCGCACCATCTGCCGGACGTGTTCAACGAGCCGGAGCGGTACGATCCGGACCGGTTCGCGGCGCCGCGAGAGGAGCACAAGCAGCCATACGCGATGGTGGAGTTCGGAGGCGGGTACCGCACGTGCATCGGTAAGGAGCTGGCGCTGTTCGAGGCGAAGGTGGTGCTGTCGTACCTGCTGAGGATGTTCTCGTTCGAGCTGGTACCGGGGCAGCGGATCGAGGCGGGGAACTCCGGGGCGATGACGAGTCCGAAGAACGGAGTGAAGGTCATCGTGAAGAGAACGGGCCGCCGGGTGCCGATGGAGAAGGCCGCGTAA
- a CDS encoding DUF3304 domain-containing protein, with product MRERKGGFMRSEFAGCQQARWVPRAAHLGLLVGGLLLVLPGCKQPKEPNAGAKPGGAPEQTNETPRLDKRVSLTLIGFNYTDLYIDSFSVNGQGGGNIYVSSPTSGGGGSVCCVGFSPNSKLPLQVKVRWTRDRRRWCEKEVLITGPVPASPEYLAVHFFPDGRIEGEITEEYPEVKLQLRNVDDGRRKASGNTVADEQTARCQDGY from the coding sequence ATGCGCGAGCGCAAGGGAGGGTTCATGAGGAGCGAGTTCGCGGGCTGTCAGCAAGCCCGGTGGGTACCGCGCGCGGCGCATTTGGGGTTGCTGGTGGGAGGGCTGCTGCTGGTTCTGCCCGGCTGTAAGCAACCCAAGGAACCCAACGCCGGAGCGAAGCCGGGCGGAGCGCCTGAGCAGACCAACGAAACACCTCGACTGGACAAGAGGGTCTCGTTGACGCTCATCGGCTTCAACTACACGGATTTGTACATCGACAGCTTCTCTGTGAACGGACAGGGCGGGGGAAACATCTATGTCAGCTCCCCGACTTCCGGCGGCGGAGGAAGCGTGTGCTGTGTAGGCTTCTCGCCGAACAGCAAGCTGCCACTGCAAGTGAAGGTCAGGTGGACGCGGGATCGGCGGCGCTGGTGCGAGAAGGAGGTGCTGATCACGGGCCCCGTGCCGGCCTCACCCGAATACCTCGCGGTGCATTTCTTTCCCGACGGACGTATCGAGGGCGAAATCACAGAGGAGTACCCAGAGGTGAAGCTTCAACTGCGAAACGTGGATGATGGTAGGCGCAAGGCCTCGGGGAACACCGTGGCGGATGAGCAGACGGCGAGGTGCCAGGATGGCTACTAA
- a CDS encoding T6SS phospholipase effector Tle1-like catalytic domain-containing protein, which produces MATKKLVARKHPALKQSQDALRRSAELADVTTQGTAPVPIVSGERASVPSNATRSTGPQDLWLTFFFDGTGNNLDADQGNNEHSNVARLYLAHQREDPSNGIFRIYIPGIGTLFKEIGDPGGGIIGPGFGGRGEARLQWAMKRLETHVKKADSKVRVHVALFGFSRGATLARAFALRIAARCKKKDWIYHFMPGGQPISVYFMGLFDTVASVGMAMSANNGGAIGALSARTAMGLRYDLTHPNSPWRIAGGEEPGADPASGSRHGHEAWAKDLRIHPIVEQCVHLVAAHEIRNSFPLDSVLDGFFYPDNCFEIVLPGVHSDVGGGYRQGEGARSSMLSLIPLRMMHDTASMAGVPLIQRFSTEQQLKDFGLDAGGSKRFGTLLARFNHYMKAVDCASDAGLGRKVLAHMKLYYRWRFYKIARDLKARLAGRPTQDESRLHASEPRWAAEKKKQAARMEALKNEEMKQRAAAGMFMGPGMGPAMLLKSQADSMAEFLKLAEQKKDEYLVVKSIHDTIPSSDGSLAKNLSLYDDQLMADACMLKLLSKVRKLRPHYRALLEAFEDEFDHGKGLRDEMIIGFFDDHVHDSLAGFAGDATLPSDPRVIYRGGDSKMRYAVNQSAKTSVSELA; this is translated from the coding sequence ATGGCTACTAAAAAGCTGGTGGCTCGGAAGCACCCAGCCCTGAAGCAGTCTCAGGACGCGCTGCGCCGCTCGGCGGAGCTCGCGGACGTGACGACCCAAGGGACCGCGCCTGTGCCCATCGTTTCGGGTGAGAGAGCCAGTGTCCCCTCCAACGCCACGCGCTCCACGGGCCCGCAGGATCTCTGGCTCACCTTCTTCTTTGACGGTACCGGCAACAACCTGGACGCAGATCAGGGAAACAACGAGCACAGCAACGTGGCGCGGTTGTACCTGGCTCATCAACGAGAAGACCCGTCGAACGGAATATTCCGTATCTACATCCCCGGCATTGGCACGCTCTTCAAGGAGATCGGTGACCCCGGTGGGGGGATCATCGGTCCCGGCTTCGGCGGACGGGGCGAGGCGCGTCTGCAGTGGGCGATGAAACGGCTGGAGACGCACGTCAAGAAGGCGGACAGCAAGGTTCGCGTTCATGTGGCGCTGTTCGGCTTCTCGCGCGGGGCCACGTTGGCACGCGCTTTCGCCCTGCGGATCGCCGCGCGCTGCAAGAAGAAGGACTGGATCTATCACTTCATGCCGGGAGGCCAGCCCATCAGCGTGTACTTCATGGGGCTGTTCGACACCGTGGCCTCGGTCGGCATGGCGATGAGCGCGAACAATGGTGGGGCAATCGGTGCACTCAGTGCGCGGACCGCGATGGGGCTTCGTTACGATCTCACCCATCCGAATTCGCCCTGGCGCATCGCGGGAGGCGAGGAGCCAGGGGCGGATCCCGCATCGGGTTCGCGCCATGGCCATGAGGCCTGGGCGAAGGACCTGCGCATCCACCCGATCGTGGAGCAGTGTGTCCACCTGGTGGCTGCTCATGAGATCCGCAACTCCTTCCCGCTCGACAGTGTCCTGGATGGATTCTTCTACCCGGACAACTGCTTCGAGATCGTCCTTCCCGGAGTCCACTCGGATGTGGGCGGAGGCTACCGTCAGGGTGAAGGAGCGCGAAGCTCGATGCTGAGCCTCATCCCGCTGCGGATGATGCATGACACGGCCAGCATGGCGGGAGTCCCCCTGATCCAGAGATTCAGCACGGAGCAACAACTGAAAGACTTCGGGCTGGACGCGGGCGGCTCGAAGCGCTTCGGGACGCTCCTGGCTCGTTTCAATCACTACATGAAGGCGGTGGACTGCGCGAGCGATGCTGGGTTGGGGCGCAAGGTCCTGGCCCACATGAAGCTCTACTATCGATGGCGGTTCTACAAGATCGCTCGTGACCTGAAGGCGCGTCTGGCTGGGCGCCCCACGCAAGACGAGAGCCGTCTACACGCTTCCGAACCACGCTGGGCCGCGGAGAAGAAGAAACAGGCTGCCCGAATGGAGGCGCTGAAGAACGAGGAGATGAAGCAACGGGCAGCGGCGGGAATGTTCATGGGTCCCGGCATGGGTCCGGCGATGCTTCTCAAAAGCCAGGCCGACAGCATGGCGGAGTTCCTCAAGCTCGCGGAGCAGAAGAAGGACGAGTATCTCGTGGTCAAATCCATCCACGACACCATCCCGAGCTCGGATGGATCGTTGGCGAAGAATCTGAGCCTCTACGATGACCAGCTCATGGCGGATGCTTGCATGCTCAAGCTCCTGTCCAAGGTCAGGAAGCTTCGCCCGCATTACCGGGCGCTGCTCGAGGCTTTCGAGGACGAGTTCGACCACGGCAAAGGGTTGCGCGACGAGATGATCATCGGATTCTTCGATGACCATGTTCATGACTCGCTGGCCGGATTCGCCGGTGACGCGACGCTGCCTTCCGACCCTCGCGTCATCTACCGGGGAGGGGACAGCAAGATGCGTTACGCCGTGAATCAGTCCGCGAAGACCTCGGTCTCCGAGCTCGCCTGA
- the fdhD gene encoding formate dehydrogenase accessory sulfurtransferase FdhD: protein MTEDKRRSPLPAGVTRRPVLRHTPDTPLAPAEPDTVAIEEPLDIRISGDTVAVTMRTPGADRFLVAGFLFAEGLIHSAEDLGGLAHCGRPGEEGYGNIVEVTPAPGLVIDLEKVGTSRRGTLTTSACGVCGRRSVDDLMAACSPVPPGPEIPASVLARATEHLRTVQPNFARTGGVHAAAALDVEGNVLAAFEDVGRHNAVDKVVGAMVLEHGLRSARASRPSEARPIVLVVSGRVSFEIVQKAAMARCPVVASVSAASSLAIDLAERAGITLATFVREGRFNVYSHPERIRAE from the coding sequence ATGACCGAGGACAAACGCCGCTCCCCGCTCCCCGCCGGAGTCACCCGGCGTCCCGTACTGCGCCACACTCCGGACACCCCACTCGCGCCCGCCGAGCCGGACACCGTGGCCATCGAGGAGCCGCTGGACATCCGCATCAGCGGAGACACCGTGGCCGTCACCATGCGCACCCCGGGCGCGGACAGGTTCCTCGTGGCGGGCTTCCTCTTCGCCGAGGGCCTCATCCACTCCGCCGAGGATCTCGGGGGCCTCGCCCACTGCGGCAGGCCCGGCGAGGAAGGCTACGGCAACATCGTCGAGGTGACGCCGGCGCCCGGACTGGTCATCGACCTGGAGAAGGTGGGCACCTCCAGGCGCGGCACGCTCACCACCTCGGCGTGTGGCGTGTGCGGCCGGCGCAGCGTGGATGACTTGATGGCCGCGTGCAGCCCCGTGCCTCCGGGTCCGGAGATTCCCGCCTCGGTGCTCGCCCGCGCCACCGAGCACCTGCGCACCGTTCAGCCCAACTTCGCCCGCACCGGCGGAGTCCATGCCGCGGCGGCGCTCGATGTGGAGGGGAATGTGCTCGCGGCCTTCGAGGACGTGGGCCGCCACAACGCCGTGGACAAGGTCGTGGGGGCGATGGTGCTCGAGCACGGGCTGCGCTCCGCGCGGGCCTCGCGGCCTTCCGAGGCCCGGCCCATCGTGCTCGTGGTCAGCGGCCGCGTCAGCTTCGAGATCGTCCAGAAGGCCGCCATGGCCCGGTGCCCCGTGGTGGCCAGCGTCTCCGCGGCCAGTTCGCTCGCCATCGACCTGGCGGAGCGGGCGGGTATCACGCTGGCCACCTTCGTCCGGGAGGGGCGCTTCAATGTGTACAGTCATCCCGAGCGCATCCGCGCGGAGTGA
- the mobB gene encoding molybdopterin-guanine dinucleotide biosynthesis protein B: MHPPALAIVGWSGSGKTTLLARLVPELRQRGLRVGVVKHSSHPHPLHPEGSDTERHAASGAAFVAFATPAGVQLTLPEPAEPVLSLLARFADLVDLVLVEGWKQGPLPKLEVWREGLGPLLAAERQDVLAVVGDAPVPEGTRRFSPEAVRDIAAFIQQCLRDGSLRATN; encoded by the coding sequence ATGCATCCGCCCGCGCTCGCCATCGTCGGCTGGTCCGGCTCGGGGAAGACGACGCTCCTCGCGAGGCTGGTGCCCGAGCTGCGTCAACGGGGCCTGCGCGTGGGCGTGGTGAAACACTCGTCCCACCCGCACCCGCTCCACCCCGAGGGCAGTGACACCGAGCGCCACGCCGCCTCCGGAGCCGCGTTCGTCGCCTTCGCCACCCCCGCGGGAGTGCAGCTCACCCTCCCCGAGCCCGCCGAGCCCGTGCTGTCCCTGCTGGCCCGCTTCGCCGACCTGGTGGACCTGGTGCTGGTGGAGGGGTGGAAGCAGGGGCCGCTGCCCAAGCTCGAGGTGTGGCGCGAGGGGCTCGGACCGCTGCTGGCGGCGGAGCGACAGGACGTGCTCGCCGTGGTGGGCGATGCCCCCGTGCCGGAGGGGACGCGACGATTCTCCCCGGAAGCGGTGCGAGACATCGCGGCCTTCATCCAGCAGTGCCTCCGAGACGGGAGCCTGCGAGCAACGAATTGA
- a CDS encoding molybdopterin molybdotransferase MoeA has protein sequence MSLTPLPTARKAALDALRPAPPEPVPLLEALGRFLARDVVASRSLPGCPVSAMDGYAVRAEETSGANRDRPARLRVVDAIYAGHLPSRPVRPGEASRIFTGAPLPEGANAVVRQEATVVSGEGLVDICVAVPPGKDIRPVGEDLLAGTPLLRAGQRLEASVLGLLASLGDTHVLVRPPPRVAVLATGDELVPPGSPALPHQVYESNLVLVGAMAREAGARVVALERARDEDQELRAALERLAGGADVLVTTGGASVGDKDRVKRVLAGLGATFLVDGVAMKPGKPVAVARLGTTAVVVLPGTPGAATVAFDQLARPLLLRHQGVTEERQRLRVRLDEGRDKQAGLTYLISASLEFREDGQVWTRLRQQGGGHMLQNIGAEGYAVLPPGRADFASGDTVDFERFDHPRHLPVEP, from the coding sequence ATGTCCCTCACTCCCCTCCCCACCGCCCGGAAGGCCGCCCTCGACGCGCTCCGCCCCGCGCCCCCCGAGCCCGTGCCCCTCCTGGAGGCCCTCGGCCGCTTCCTCGCCCGGGACGTCGTCGCCTCGCGCTCGCTCCCCGGCTGCCCCGTCTCCGCCATGGATGGCTACGCCGTCCGCGCCGAGGAGACCTCCGGCGCCAACCGCGACCGTCCCGCGCGCCTGCGCGTCGTCGACGCCATCTACGCCGGCCACCTGCCCTCGCGCCCCGTGCGGCCCGGCGAGGCCTCGCGCATCTTCACCGGCGCCCCGCTCCCCGAGGGCGCCAATGCCGTCGTCCGACAGGAGGCCACCGTCGTGTCGGGTGAGGGCCTCGTCGACATCTGCGTCGCCGTCCCGCCCGGCAAGGACATCCGCCCCGTGGGGGAGGACCTCCTCGCCGGCACGCCCCTGCTGCGCGCCGGACAGCGCCTCGAGGCCTCCGTGCTCGGTCTGCTCGCCTCGCTGGGTGACACGCACGTCCTCGTGCGCCCGCCGCCGCGCGTCGCCGTGCTCGCCACCGGGGACGAGCTCGTTCCGCCTGGCTCACCCGCCCTTCCCCACCAGGTGTACGAGAGCAACCTCGTCCTCGTCGGTGCCATGGCCCGTGAGGCCGGGGCCCGCGTCGTCGCCCTCGAGCGCGCCCGGGATGAGGACCAGGAGCTGCGCGCGGCCCTGGAGCGGCTGGCCGGCGGCGCCGACGTGCTCGTCACCACCGGGGGCGCCTCGGTGGGAGACAAGGACCGGGTGAAGCGCGTGCTCGCCGGGCTGGGCGCCACCTTCCTGGTGGATGGCGTGGCCATGAAACCCGGCAAGCCCGTGGCCGTGGCGAGGCTCGGCACCACCGCCGTCGTCGTGCTCCCCGGCACGCCCGGCGCCGCCACCGTGGCCTTCGATCAGCTCGCCCGGCCCCTGCTGCTGCGACACCAGGGCGTCACCGAGGAGCGCCAGCGCCTGCGCGTCCGTCTCGACGAGGGGCGCGACAAGCAGGCCGGGCTCACCTACCTCATCAGCGCCAGCCTGGAGTTCCGCGAGGACGGACAGGTGTGGACGCGGCTGCGCCAGCAGGGCGGTGGGCACATGCTCCAGAACATCGGCGCCGAGGGCTACGCCGTCCTGCCTCCGGGCCGCGCCGACTTCGCCTCGGGCGACACGGTGGACTTCGAGCGCTTCGACCACCCGCGCCACCTCCCCGTGGAGCCGTGA
- the mobA gene encoding molybdenum cofactor guanylyltransferase, whose amino-acid sequence MSDRERSGAEYADVTLAVIAGGRGERLGGVAKGLLEVEGRPVLARLLDLGRLFEGVLLVANDPGPYARFGVRTVEDVVRGRGAPGGVHAALVGARTEWVLAVACDMPFVAEAAVRVLLGERGPEVDAVCFTVEGRVEPLLAVYRRELAGPWGEALRAEEPSLRNLLSRCRARLLPEAALRVVDAGARSVVSVNTPEDLARYLARLPPT is encoded by the coding sequence GTGAGCGATAGGGAACGAAGCGGGGCGGAGTACGCGGACGTGACGCTGGCGGTGATCGCTGGTGGACGGGGCGAGCGGTTGGGCGGGGTGGCCAAGGGCCTGCTGGAGGTGGAGGGACGGCCGGTGCTGGCGAGGCTGTTGGACCTGGGGCGGCTGTTCGAGGGCGTGCTGCTGGTGGCGAACGACCCGGGGCCCTACGCGCGCTTCGGGGTGCGGACGGTGGAGGACGTGGTGCGAGGGCGGGGCGCGCCGGGGGGGGTGCACGCGGCGCTGGTGGGCGCGAGGACGGAGTGGGTGCTGGCGGTGGCGTGCGACATGCCCTTCGTGGCGGAGGCCGCGGTGCGGGTGCTGCTGGGCGAGCGGGGCCCCGAGGTGGACGCGGTGTGCTTCACGGTGGAGGGCCGGGTGGAGCCGTTGCTGGCGGTGTACCGGCGCGAGCTGGCGGGCCCGTGGGGCGAGGCCCTGCGCGCGGAGGAACCCTCCCTGCGCAACCTGCTCTCCCGCTGCCGGGCGAGGCTGCTCCCCGAGGCCGCACTGCGAGTCGTGGACGCGGGCGCACGCTCCGTGGTGAGCGTCAATACGCCGGAGGACCTCGCTCGCTACCTGGCCCGGCTCCCTCCTACCTAG
- a CDS encoding CHAT domain-containing protein codes for MGATRYHRSDLRIVFRPREDGGFVARVRVGRELREYGFEPRTAALWGRGLPSALELSLALGLDEALESLVAADSEARLLDETGTSRFLPRVVLDIQDARLASIDWETPLREWMPDVQVVRASPVRPRAERIPLTLPLRIVEVGGGPRRAPRTQRPGIVRELVSQVFRATTGWERAVEVGRCETPESLASFREDSGWRTAEVLHFQGQPRIARELTSVLSTASPDEPGTLGWLLRLTDSWQTRLVVIEDDSWPGVLLRRLAQALVERGGPAVLLALRASGDWRQRLYEGLVHDMPLDAIRQEPGLSLFVGAGREELLRVSSIAESLTRPEVAEDLVRELEARNRIEPRALPGLRRMLERMKGQLDGWVFDQHEREGVLPLSQELASLRGRLKVPRLSTPGSWSLESFLGPETSPESPRHVNALLHEEGADGRPRLLAPGPTRLTPGEVVHLGVQLGPRDELVRNIGTSALLEEALHWTVGAEGLFLEVGVTGMDFDVLGDPVQELWLPRTGASDAVFFALTPRADTRIEGVARLRLCLYQKGNLVQSFRLAALVRRPGEEEPDRNERARRLACALDVDVAQVLQAGDVGYLTRLEYGAGGALWSLPALPPRALSFTVNQSAGQEVVTVKGQDLFEVRVGGNLADVVRRLRDALTSASTDAAGNYRFIHQERPNQGDPAHFDTVMRELARHGWDLFTQLVPTNKARARVGSALEADFQVIHAAHVHLENVIPWALVYDRYYDADNQGDAHATCLAALPGADGAPGARECGEHPSCPLHPSRVAEGYSEDTVVCPRHFWGFRHIVEVPPEQVRGLEEIPPEPASAVACSRPVQLVLGQHGGLLLASTHAEELEVALRATPLPAVIARAADRDSLLKTLKVEPPPDIVYLYCHARAQGQPGDDARAPKEPHLELGPQGKLGWITASQVVGPEWPHRPLVFLNGCGTAAFDATQPAQLILNLMARGAGGVIGTEVTIWEALAAEVALRFFKAFLGQRPAGEALLVARRALLGKYNPLGLVYTLYGHAELKLRPGTS; via the coding sequence ATGGGCGCCACCCGGTACCACCGTAGCGACCTGCGCATCGTCTTCCGGCCACGCGAGGACGGTGGGTTCGTGGCCCGGGTTCGGGTGGGGCGCGAGCTCCGGGAGTACGGCTTCGAGCCACGGACCGCCGCACTCTGGGGCAGGGGGCTCCCCTCGGCCCTCGAGCTCTCCCTGGCGCTCGGGCTCGACGAGGCGCTCGAGTCGCTCGTGGCCGCAGATTCCGAGGCGCGCCTCTTGGACGAGACGGGGACGTCGCGGTTCCTGCCGCGGGTGGTCCTCGACATCCAGGATGCGCGCCTGGCCTCCATCGACTGGGAGACCCCGCTACGGGAGTGGATGCCGGACGTCCAGGTCGTCCGGGCCTCGCCGGTGCGTCCCCGGGCCGAGCGCATCCCGCTCACGCTGCCGCTGCGAATCGTCGAGGTTGGTGGAGGCCCCAGACGCGCGCCCCGGACCCAGCGTCCCGGCATCGTCCGAGAGCTGGTGTCCCAGGTGTTCCGCGCGACCACCGGATGGGAGCGGGCCGTGGAGGTGGGGCGGTGCGAGACACCGGAGTCGCTCGCCAGCTTCCGCGAGGACTCGGGCTGGCGCACCGCGGAGGTGCTGCACTTCCAGGGGCAGCCTCGCATCGCGAGGGAACTGACGAGCGTCTTGAGCACGGCCTCGCCCGACGAGCCCGGGACGCTGGGCTGGCTGCTGCGGCTCACCGACTCGTGGCAGACGCGGCTGGTGGTCATCGAGGACGACAGCTGGCCCGGCGTGCTGCTCCGCCGCCTCGCCCAGGCCCTGGTGGAGCGTGGGGGGCCGGCGGTGCTGCTCGCGCTGAGAGCCTCGGGCGACTGGCGCCAGCGGCTCTACGAGGGGCTCGTCCACGACATGCCGCTCGACGCCATCCGGCAGGAGCCTGGCCTGTCCCTCTTCGTGGGAGCGGGGCGGGAGGAACTGCTCCGGGTCTCCTCCATCGCGGAGTCGTTGACCAGGCCCGAGGTGGCGGAGGATCTCGTTCGGGAGCTGGAGGCGCGCAACCGCATCGAGCCCCGAGCCCTGCCCGGGCTGCGCAGGATGCTCGAACGCATGAAGGGCCAGCTGGACGGGTGGGTGTTCGACCAGCACGAGCGCGAGGGGGTGCTTCCGCTGTCCCAGGAGCTGGCGTCCCTTCGTGGCCGTCTCAAGGTGCCCAGGCTTTCCACGCCCGGGAGTTGGAGCCTGGAGAGCTTCCTGGGGCCCGAAACGAGTCCCGAGTCACCGCGGCACGTCAACGCTCTCCTCCACGAGGAGGGCGCCGATGGCCGGCCACGGCTCCTCGCTCCGGGCCCCACGCGGCTGACACCGGGGGAGGTGGTCCACCTGGGCGTGCAGCTCGGCCCGCGCGACGAGCTCGTCCGGAACATCGGCACGAGCGCGCTGCTGGAGGAGGCGCTGCACTGGACGGTGGGCGCCGAGGGCCTGTTCTTGGAGGTGGGGGTGACCGGGATGGACTTCGATGTCCTGGGAGACCCGGTCCAGGAGCTGTGGTTGCCGAGGACGGGCGCGAGTGACGCCGTCTTCTTCGCCCTCACTCCGCGCGCGGACACGCGCATCGAGGGCGTGGCGCGGCTGCGCCTGTGCCTCTACCAGAAGGGCAACCTCGTGCAGTCGTTCCGGCTCGCGGCGCTCGTGCGGCGGCCGGGCGAGGAGGAGCCGGACAGGAACGAGCGCGCCCGGCGGCTGGCGTGCGCGCTCGATGTCGACGTGGCGCAGGTGCTCCAGGCGGGGGACGTCGGTTACCTGACGCGGCTGGAGTACGGCGCGGGCGGAGCGCTGTGGTCGCTGCCGGCGCTACCGCCCCGCGCGCTGAGCTTCACCGTCAACCAGAGCGCCGGCCAGGAGGTGGTCACCGTCAAGGGCCAGGACCTCTTCGAGGTGCGGGTCGGCGGCAACCTGGCGGACGTGGTGCGCCGGTTGCGCGACGCGCTCACCTCCGCCTCGACGGACGCGGCCGGCAACTACCGCTTCATTCATCAGGAGCGGCCCAACCAGGGAGACCCCGCGCACTTCGACACGGTGATGCGGGAGCTGGCCCGGCACGGTTGGGACCTCTTCACGCAACTCGTCCCCACGAACAAGGCGCGCGCGCGGGTGGGCTCGGCGCTCGAGGCCGACTTCCAGGTCATCCACGCGGCGCACGTGCACCTGGAGAATGTCATCCCCTGGGCGCTCGTCTACGACCGGTACTACGACGCCGACAACCAGGGTGATGCGCATGCCACCTGCCTGGCCGCGCTCCCGGGGGCCGATGGCGCGCCCGGGGCCCGGGAGTGCGGGGAGCACCCGTCGTGCCCGCTCCACCCGAGCCGCGTGGCCGAGGGCTATTCGGAAGACACCGTGGTCTGCCCGCGCCACTTCTGGGGCTTCCGGCACATCGTGGAGGTGCCGCCCGAGCAGGTGCGGGGGTTGGAGGAGATTCCACCCGAGCCGGCCTCCGCGGTTGCCTGCTCTCGGCCCGTCCAGCTCGTCCTGGGGCAGCACGGGGGCCTCCTCCTGGCGAGCACCCACGCCGAGGAGCTCGAGGTGGCCCTTCGCGCCACGCCTCTGCCCGCGGTCATCGCGCGCGCGGCGGACCGCGACAGCCTGTTGAAGACCCTCAAGGTGGAGCCCCCACCGGACATCGTCTACCTCTACTGCCACGCGCGCGCCCAGGGGCAGCCGGGGGACGACGCACGCGCGCCGAAGGAGCCCCATCTGGAGCTCGGTCCCCAGGGGAAGCTGGGGTGGATCACCGCTTCCCAGGTGGTGGGACCGGAGTGGCCGCACAGGCCGCTCGTCTTCCTGAACGGATGTGGCACGGCCGCCTTCGACGCGACGCAGCCGGCGCAGCTCATCCTCAACCTGATGGCGCGCGGAGCCGGAGGGGTCATCGGGACGGAGGTGACCATCTGGGAGGCGCTCGCCGCCGAGGTGGCCCTGCGGTTCTTCAAGGCGTTCCTCGGCCAGCGTCCGGCCGGCGAGGCGCTCCTCGTCGCGCGCCGCGCGCTCCTGGGAAAGTACAACCCGCTGGGGCTCGTCTACACGCTCTACGGGCACGCGGAGTTGAAGCTGCGCCCAGGAACATCCTGA